One segment of Capnocytophaga sp. oral taxon 878 DNA contains the following:
- a CDS encoding PAS domain-containing protein: MIRDYRDIELTIQRPTPIDKEVVWDKSKVIISETDIYGRITAVNDVFCTVCGYTAAEMIGQPHSIIRHPDMPKITFKLLWDNLKLGNNFAGVVKNLAKSGEYYWVITDFEMRRDAMGNITHYIARRKSVPKGVIDNYVTPLYQTLVKLEKVGGMELSARFFKNYLEKQGKDYIDFIIDVMNENRENVAFQDIPMANIDTNKVVSDDIITVNDAMNEKRKSFFGRLFS, from the coding sequence ATGATTAGAGATTATAGAGACATTGAACTAACAATTCAACGCCCTACCCCTATTGATAAAGAGGTAGTGTGGGACAAAAGCAAAGTGATTATTAGCGAGACTGATATCTATGGTCGTATTACAGCTGTAAATGATGTATTCTGCACTGTATGTGGCTATACTGCAGCTGAAATGATTGGACAACCCCACAGCATTATCCGTCACCCTGATATGCCTAAGATTACTTTTAAACTGCTTTGGGATAACCTTAAATTAGGTAATAACTTTGCAGGAGTAGTAAAAAACTTGGCAAAATCGGGGGAATACTATTGGGTAATTACCGACTTTGAAATGCGCCGTGATGCTATGGGTAATATCACTCACTATATTGCTCGCCGTAAATCGGTGCCTAAAGGAGTGATAGATAACTATGTGACTCCGCTATACCAAACTCTTGTAAAACTTGAAAAAGTAGGAGGTATGGAACTTAGCGCTCGTTTCTTCAAAAACTACTTGGAAAAACAAGGTAAAGACTATATCGACTTCATTATTGATGTAATGAATGAAAACCGTGAGAATGTAGCCTTCCAAGATATACCAATGGCTAACATTGATACAAATAAAGTAGTATCGGATGATATTATTACTGTAAATGATGCTATGAACGAAAAGCGCAAGAGCTTCTTTGGTAGGTTATTTTCATAA
- a CDS encoding RidA family protein: MKQVVFTENAPAPIGPYTQAIIAGNTLYVSGQIPVNPATGEVVTGIQAATQQVMENLKAILHKAGADFSNVVKTTIFLADMGQFVPMNEVYARYFDEKTAPARETVQVAKLPKGVEVEISCIAVLK, from the coding sequence ATGAAACAAGTAGTATTCACTGAAAATGCGCCTGCGCCTATTGGTCCCTACACCCAAGCTATCATTGCAGGCAACACACTTTACGTATCAGGTCAAATACCTGTAAACCCAGCTACTGGCGAAGTAGTAACCGGCATTCAAGCCGCTACCCAGCAAGTAATGGAAAACCTCAAAGCTATCTTGCACAAAGCTGGCGCTGATTTTAGTAACGTGGTTAAAACCACTATCTTCCTAGCCGATATGGGGCAGTTCGTACCTATGAATGAGGTATATGCTCGCTATTTCGATGAAAAAACAGCTCCTGCTCGCGAAACAGTACAAGTAGCCAAACTCCCCAAAGGGGTAGAGGTCGAAATCTCTTGTATAGCTGTACTTAAGTAG
- a CDS encoding M23 family metallopeptidase gives MKKILTLITYILPFITIAQSFAPANPLNTPPLLAGNFAELRPNHFHGGIDLKTLGKEGLQVLAAADGYVSRIKVSPFGYGKMLYITHANGYVTTYAHLQKYAPQIEAYVKKKQYEKQTYDIDILPSETDFVVKQGDWVGVSGNTGSSQGPHLHFEVRDTSNNGYNPLLFGFNDVDDTTSPEVQQVIAYPLTDESQVDDTQLSRQIAKKIQPDGSFLTDTLNVFGTIGFGIQSFDRQDGTMNKNGTYKVTLLLDKEPQLQTVFDKVNMDESRYLNALIDYERYTQKKGFIQLLYKLPNNLLESVYPVLKSNKGYLTFQEGKDYMVTIIAEDFKGNATTIHIPVRGKKLELKTPRSQALQGKQLIASRDNYYQLQNGTVYFPENTFYNDVRLDIEDEGKSLIIGNSSVPVHKYFTVTMKNKEFTEDEIPQVFIAASGGWTAPTIYKDGEFTTRARSLGRFSLRKDTTPPTLKTLNFKDKGVVKTEVLKLTVSDNLSGFASCSATLNGQWILFEYEPKNHTLTFRFSDIDTSITNSYELEVKAFDKVGNVGTLKATFTRPNT, from the coding sequence ATGAAAAAAATCCTAACACTAATCACTTATATATTACCTTTTATCACTATAGCGCAGTCCTTTGCACCTGCCAACCCTCTCAATACACCTCCTCTGTTAGCCGGTAACTTTGCCGAGCTTCGCCCCAATCACTTTCACGGAGGTATCGATTTAAAAACCTTAGGCAAAGAAGGCCTACAAGTCCTAGCCGCCGCCGATGGCTATGTATCACGCATCAAAGTCAGCCCCTTCGGCTATGGCAAAATGCTATACATCACCCACGCCAACGGCTATGTAACCACGTATGCACACTTGCAAAAATACGCCCCACAAATCGAGGCTTATGTCAAGAAAAAACAATACGAAAAACAAACCTATGACATCGATATACTCCCCTCCGAAACCGACTTTGTAGTAAAACAAGGCGATTGGGTAGGAGTAAGCGGTAATACCGGTAGCAGCCAAGGACCTCACCTACACTTCGAAGTCCGCGATACCAGTAATAACGGCTATAACCCACTGCTTTTCGGCTTCAATGATGTCGATGATACCACCTCACCCGAGGTACAACAAGTCATCGCCTACCCATTAACCGACGAGTCCCAAGTCGATGACACTCAGCTATCACGCCAAATAGCCAAAAAAATACAACCCGATGGCTCCTTCCTTACCGATACACTTAACGTCTTCGGTACAATAGGCTTCGGCATCCAGTCCTTCGATAGGCAAGACGGCACTATGAACAAAAACGGCACTTATAAAGTAACCCTATTGCTCGATAAAGAACCACAACTACAAACCGTCTTTGATAAGGTTAATATGGACGAAAGCCGCTACCTCAATGCCCTTATCGATTATGAGCGCTATACCCAGAAAAAAGGCTTTATACAGCTGCTCTATAAGCTGCCTAATAACCTGCTGGAAAGCGTATATCCTGTCCTAAAAAGCAACAAAGGATACCTTACTTTTCAAGAAGGTAAAGACTATATGGTAACCATCATAGCCGAAGATTTTAAAGGAAATGCAACTACCATTCATATCCCCGTAAGAGGTAAAAAACTCGAACTGAAAACACCACGCTCTCAAGCCCTACAAGGCAAGCAACTCATAGCCTCTCGTGATAACTATTATCAGTTACAAAACGGAACCGTCTATTTCCCCGAAAATACTTTCTATAATGATGTACGCTTAGATATTGAAGACGAAGGTAAAAGCCTCATCATCGGCAATAGCAGCGTACCAGTACATAAGTACTTCACTGTAACAATGAAAAACAAAGAGTTTACCGAAGATGAAATACCACAAGTATTCATTGCCGCTTCTGGCGGATGGACAGCCCCTACCATATATAAGGACGGCGAGTTCACTACACGCGCCCGTAGCTTAGGTAGGTTCAGCCTCCGCAAAGATACTACCCCTCCTACACTAAAAACACTCAATTTTAAAGATAAAGGAGTTGTCAAAACAGAAGTGCTTAAGCTCACCGTAAGTGATAATCTTAGCGGTTTTGCTTCCTGTTCAGCTACCCTTAATGGCCAATGGATTCTTTTCGAGTACGAACCCAAAAACCACACCCTTACCTTCCGCTTTAGCGATATAGATACCTCTATAACTAATAGCTATGAGCTCGAAGTAAAAGCCTTTGATAAAGTCGGCAATGTAGGTACCCTAAAAGCTACCTTCACCCGCCCTAATACCTAA
- a CDS encoding DUF2339 domain-containing protein yields the protein MVTDKDLENLMNKVDEVVDKQYDFIKEMKDIKQTIWQMRAHTNTPLGVVEEHRISEEIKAVVTEAAPPVETVAPTAIETAEAVEEVVAATTETAAMEVVEAATPVEEVMATTTETVAMEVVETATPVEEVMAPTTEMAALVAEPASAKEEAAATVEETTTIAAERLKTERENNKAREAAFSTNTHKSWDWERFIGQNLLSKIGIAILLIGVFIGVKYSIDRDLISREMRLVLGYAVGAGLFVTGAMLKKKYENFSAILVSGAMATFYFVTFVAYSVFEFFPQALAFVLMFVFTAFTVLASLSYNQVTIALIGLVGSYAIPFLLSNNSGRIDILFTYTAIINIGVLVLSFYKQWMQLFVSAFFFTWILLVALYMDTDPEREKELFWTFMSFGVVTFLTFYSSFIAQKVQQVRTLTTVDVAVFLMNSLLFYGIISSLIHSVYANNTILAGFTLANALFHFGVAYYFHTRKEDYNTLKYLVLVLALSFATLVIPIQFKGSWITLFWSAEAALLFSLGRVKGLAVFERIGYAVTALATGSMIIDWGQWAYSLYVIEDNSFYIAPFANTLFVNALLYCSAMGLMVFVNQKYKAKDSYSNTVTFFLNVCFVGGVYYTFFREIGVMLDMNALKQPDFFDNYALIQDLSLFKYSAYIIYSMAFLVGYSILNMKFLKNKVLTEIQLSLGFILSGMFLLLGLYYFSELRGRYIEAANDGDTLSLWFLNIRYLGIGAFGLLCYTIYKLQQSLHISAQNRKSTELLLHLAILWVASSELLHWTQLYESTSNYKLGLTILWGAYAILLIILGLLQKKKYLRAAGMTLISFSILKLFVYDIIHLDALRITIVFVILGLLILVASFLYYKFTKNEESETKNGENAEQTGV from the coding sequence ATGGTTACAGATAAAGACTTAGAAAACTTAATGAACAAAGTAGATGAGGTGGTAGATAAACAATACGACTTCATCAAAGAAATGAAGGACATTAAGCAGACGATATGGCAAATGAGGGCTCATACTAATACTCCGCTTGGGGTTGTGGAAGAGCATCGTATTAGTGAAGAAATAAAAGCTGTTGTAACAGAAGCTGCTCCGCCAGTGGAGACTGTGGCTCCTACTGCGATAGAAACGGCTGAGGCTGTGGAAGAGGTAGTGGCTGCTACAACCGAAACGGCTGCTATGGAAGTAGTAGAAGCGGCTACACCAGTGGAAGAGGTAATGGCTACTACAACAGAAACGGTTGCTATGGAAGTAGTAGAAACGGCTACACCAGTGGAAGAGGTAATGGCTCCTACAACAGAAATGGCTGCATTGGTAGCTGAACCGGCTTCTGCCAAAGAAGAAGCTGCTGCAACAGTGGAGGAAACTACTACTATTGCTGCTGAAAGATTGAAGACTGAAAGAGAGAATAATAAGGCTAGAGAAGCAGCTTTTAGTACTAATACTCATAAAAGTTGGGATTGGGAACGTTTTATTGGTCAGAATTTATTGAGCAAGATAGGTATTGCGATTTTGCTTATTGGGGTGTTCATTGGGGTAAAATACTCTATTGACCGTGACCTTATAAGCCGTGAGATGCGCTTGGTTTTGGGATATGCGGTAGGTGCGGGCTTGTTTGTTACAGGTGCTATGCTGAAGAAGAAGTACGAAAATTTTAGTGCAATACTGGTAAGTGGGGCGATGGCTACCTTTTATTTTGTTACTTTTGTAGCTTACTCGGTATTTGAGTTTTTCCCTCAAGCACTTGCCTTTGTACTGATGTTTGTGTTTACTGCTTTCACGGTATTGGCATCGTTGAGTTATAACCAAGTAACTATTGCGCTGATAGGATTGGTGGGTAGTTATGCTATTCCGTTCTTACTGAGCAATAACTCGGGGAGGATAGATATATTATTTACCTATACAGCTATTATTAACATAGGGGTGCTGGTGCTGTCGTTTTACAAGCAGTGGATGCAGCTATTTGTATCGGCTTTCTTTTTCACGTGGATACTACTGGTGGCACTGTATATGGATACAGACCCTGAACGCGAGAAGGAGCTTTTCTGGACTTTTATGAGTTTTGGTGTGGTTACCTTCTTAACCTTTTACAGTTCATTTATCGCACAAAAAGTGCAGCAAGTACGAACGCTTACGACTGTAGATGTAGCTGTATTCCTGATGAATAGTTTGCTTTTTTATGGTATTATTTCCAGTTTGATACATTCGGTATATGCTAATAACACGATTTTGGCTGGCTTTACCCTTGCTAATGCTCTGTTCCATTTTGGGGTAGCTTATTACTTCCACACGCGTAAAGAAGATTACAACACACTGAAATACTTGGTGCTGGTATTGGCACTATCATTCGCGACCTTAGTGATACCCATACAGTTTAAAGGATCATGGATTACCTTGTTTTGGAGTGCAGAAGCAGCATTATTGTTTAGTTTAGGACGTGTAAAAGGCTTGGCGGTGTTTGAGCGTATTGGGTATGCGGTAACGGCTTTGGCTACTGGTAGTATGATTATAGATTGGGGGCAATGGGCTTATAGCCTTTATGTGATTGAGGATAATTCTTTTTATATCGCTCCTTTTGCTAATACCTTGTTTGTTAATGCATTACTGTACTGTTCTGCTATGGGATTGATGGTATTTGTAAATCAGAAATACAAAGCGAAAGATAGCTATAGCAATACTGTAACCTTCTTCTTAAATGTATGTTTTGTAGGAGGAGTATACTATACTTTTTTCAGAGAAATAGGTGTTATGCTGGATATGAATGCCTTGAAACAACCTGATTTTTTTGATAATTATGCACTGATACAAGACTTATCATTATTCAAATATTCGGCATATATTATTTATAGCATGGCGTTTTTGGTAGGCTATAGCATACTGAATATGAAATTCTTAAAGAACAAAGTTCTTACTGAAATACAATTATCCTTAGGATTTATACTCTCTGGGATGTTTCTTTTATTAGGGTTGTATTACTTTAGCGAGTTACGCGGGCGTTATATAGAGGCAGCTAATGATGGTGATACGTTATCACTTTGGTTTTTAAATATACGTTACTTGGGTATTGGGGCTTTTGGATTACTGTGTTATACTATTTACAAGCTACAACAAAGCTTACATATTTCAGCACAAAACAGGAAAAGCACAGAGCTACTATTACACTTGGCAATATTATGGGTTGCTAGTAGCGAGCTACTGCACTGGACACAGCTGTACGAATCGACTTCTAACTACAAATTAGGGCTTACTATTTTATGGGGAGCCTATGCTATATTGCTGATCATATTGGGGCTACTACAAAAGAAAAAATACTTACGTGCAGCAGGTATGACGCTTATCTCTTTTAGTATTTTAAAGCTATTTGTGTACGATATTATCCATTTAGATGCCTTGCGCATAACAATAGTGTTTGTGATATTAGGATTACTGATATTAGTGGCTTCATTCCTTTATTACAAGTTCACTAAGAATGAAGAAAGTGAGACTAAGAATGGAGAGAATGCAGAACAAACTGGTGTTTGA
- a CDS encoding DEAD/DEAH box helicase: MFLFIDFTFHPTIELMLPNAYIGEVRNGYAVFFKKATDEVLQSLPEWQLTAAEKEALTIVNSLQPNALYQKFLKKGETFEKAYQNTAQKKHIVEQIEDKTAELLSIIAKNNIFITTNYTHKDDLVKKRVQTTTKVLEPLLEFEKTEDGITYRLLLEEGDITHIPCEGHIELLNNTHTWVVLKGELVRVAHIKATHLKPFLNKETTFIPERSFGEYFDKFLKKVLRNANVRAIGFDIIEKNTPISAEIEIIHDFFSNHYKVCVLFDYDGCVFSSMQGKKNRAELKIGEDNHIVIYNYKRNEEAESKKIAVLTSVGFSNDGGCLFIKSDDPFASYFALLRHKEAIEAAGLGLKNFSIDGKKVNMCAAELILDNTETVNDWFDLSIRVKQGNTSFHFKELIRNIRENNPIYELGEGEVFVIPQEWFSRFQSIAKYAKVQGEKLQLAKTHYALLEAVPEIKPATLVEKVNYTPSEHLKATLRPYQVEGVEWLLQHYYNGVGACLADDMGLGKTLQILALLVHIHDSLPEKSLPYKDLFSAMERQKEALKVLVILPSSLIFNWYDEVKRFAPQLKCTQYVGTGEERKRKVRRLTNYDLVLTSYPIVERDSKELQQLDFRYIILDESQRIKNKNSKTFKAINGLNTPHRIALSGTPIENSLGDLWSQMQFINPNILKSYASFHKNYEVEISKKKNMVALEELKTIISPFLLRRTKEQVLDDLPEMEAQIAYCEMSEEQARWYEREKSMVRNQLLHIDGRLTEFNALNMLTKLRQISNHPKLVDKDSEIASGKYEEVVNYMEELVQSGHKGLVFSSFVSHLALYEAWCRDRGVKYAKLTGSTPTEHRKTEVEKFRQGKDVSFFFISLKAGEVGLNLTEASYVLLLDPWWNPFSERQAIGRAHRLGQEHKVNVVRFVSKDTIEEKIIRLQAAKTELFEDIVGEKRFINELMEHFEDLLV; this comes from the coding sequence ATGTTTCTTTTTATAGACTTTACTTTTCACCCTACTATTGAGTTGATGCTGCCTAATGCCTACATAGGAGAGGTGCGCAATGGATATGCTGTATTCTTCAAGAAAGCTACAGATGAAGTGTTACAAAGCCTGCCTGAATGGCAACTTACAGCAGCTGAAAAAGAGGCGCTAACTATTGTTAATAGTTTGCAGCCTAATGCGTTATATCAGAAGTTTTTAAAGAAAGGAGAGACTTTTGAGAAGGCGTACCAAAATACTGCTCAGAAAAAGCATATAGTAGAACAAATAGAAGATAAAACAGCTGAATTACTAAGTATTATTGCGAAAAATAACATTTTTATCACTACAAACTACACTCATAAAGATGACTTAGTAAAAAAACGGGTGCAAACTACTACTAAAGTATTGGAACCACTATTGGAATTTGAGAAGACTGAAGATGGTATTACTTATAGGCTTCTGCTGGAAGAGGGAGATATTACGCATATACCTTGTGAGGGGCATATTGAACTACTAAACAACACCCATACGTGGGTGGTACTGAAAGGAGAACTGGTGCGTGTAGCTCATATTAAAGCTACGCACTTAAAACCCTTTCTGAACAAAGAAACTACTTTCATACCTGAAAGAAGTTTTGGGGAATACTTTGATAAATTCCTGAAAAAGGTGCTTCGAAATGCTAATGTAAGGGCTATTGGGTTTGATATTATAGAGAAAAACACTCCTATTTCGGCAGAAATAGAGATTATACACGACTTTTTTAGCAATCATTACAAGGTATGTGTGCTTTTTGACTATGATGGATGCGTTTTTAGCAGTATGCAAGGGAAGAAAAACAGAGCAGAACTAAAAATTGGAGAAGATAATCATATTGTTATTTATAACTATAAACGAAATGAGGAGGCTGAAAGTAAAAAAATTGCTGTTTTAACTTCGGTGGGATTTAGTAATGATGGTGGTTGTCTTTTTATAAAAAGTGATGACCCCTTTGCCTCTTATTTTGCGTTGCTAAGACATAAAGAAGCGATAGAAGCAGCTGGTTTGGGGTTAAAAAACTTCAGTATAGATGGGAAAAAGGTGAATATGTGTGCTGCTGAACTCATTTTGGACAATACCGAAACTGTAAATGACTGGTTTGACTTATCGATTAGGGTAAAACAAGGGAATACTTCGTTCCATTTTAAAGAATTAATCAGAAATATTAGAGAAAATAATCCTATTTATGAACTGGGAGAAGGAGAAGTGTTTGTTATTCCGCAAGAATGGTTTAGTAGATTTCAAAGTATTGCAAAATATGCAAAAGTGCAAGGAGAGAAATTACAGTTGGCAAAAACACACTATGCCCTGCTAGAGGCTGTGCCTGAAATAAAACCTGCTACCTTGGTGGAAAAGGTAAATTATACCCCTTCGGAACACCTAAAAGCTACTTTGAGACCTTACCAAGTGGAGGGGGTGGAATGGCTGCTGCAACACTATTACAATGGTGTGGGGGCTTGCCTTGCTGATGATATGGGGCTAGGGAAAACCCTACAAATCCTTGCGCTGCTGGTGCATATACACGATAGTTTGCCTGAAAAATCTTTGCCGTATAAGGACTTATTCTCGGCAATGGAACGGCAGAAAGAAGCGCTTAAAGTGCTGGTTATTCTACCTTCATCGTTGATATTTAACTGGTATGATGAGGTTAAACGCTTCGCCCCCCAACTGAAATGTACCCAATATGTGGGGACTGGAGAGGAACGCAAGCGCAAGGTGAGACGGCTGACTAATTACGACCTTGTACTGACGAGTTACCCGATAGTGGAGCGGGATAGCAAGGAGCTACAACAACTTGATTTTAGGTATATTATATTGGATGAGAGTCAGCGTATAAAGAATAAGAACTCAAAAACCTTTAAGGCTATTAACGGCCTAAATACGCCACATAGGATAGCCCTTAGTGGTACGCCTATTGAGAACTCATTGGGAGATTTGTGGTCGCAAATGCAGTTTATCAACCCTAATATACTGAAAAGTTATGCTTCTTTTCACAAGAACTATGAGGTGGAAATAAGCAAGAAGAAGAATATGGTGGCTTTGGAGGAATTAAAGACGATTATTAGTCCGTTTTTGTTACGACGTACCAAGGAGCAGGTGCTTGATGATTTGCCAGAAATGGAAGCGCAAATAGCTTATTGTGAGATGAGTGAAGAGCAGGCGCGGTGGTATGAGCGAGAAAAATCGATGGTGAGAAACCAGCTGCTACATATTGACGGTAGGCTAACGGAGTTCAATGCGCTGAATATGCTTACGAAGCTAAGGCAAATAAGCAATCACCCGAAATTGGTGGATAAGGATAGTGAGATAGCATCGGGGAAATATGAGGAGGTGGTGAATTATATGGAAGAACTGGTGCAATCGGGGCATAAGGGGCTTGTTTTCAGTAGTTTTGTATCGCATTTGGCTTTGTATGAGGCGTGGTGCCGAGACAGGGGGGTGAAGTATGCTAAACTGACGGGAAGCACGCCTACTGAACACCGGAAAACAGAGGTGGAGAAGTTTAGGCAAGGGAAGGATGTGAGTTTCTTTTTTATTTCGTTAAAGGCAGGAGAGGTGGGATTGAACCTTACGGAGGCTTCGTACGTGTTATTATTAGACCCTTGGTGGAATCCGTTTTCGGAACGGCAAGCTATAGGGCGTGCGCATAGGCTGGGGCAGGAACACAAGGTGAATGTAGTGCGCTTTGTGAGTAAGGATACTATTGAGGAGAAGATTATTAGATTACAGGCGGCAAAGACGGAGCTTTTTGAAGATATTGTTGGCGAAAAACGCTTTATTAATGAGCTTATGGAGCATTTTGAGGATTTGTTAGTTTAA
- a CDS encoding aspartate kinase: MQIFKFGGASVKDAAGVRNVAKILETVGYANTLIVISAMGKTTNALEVVVNSYFKEKDKLTESITEVRNFHYNIIKELFTDENHPVYWKVDGLFAELTSFLERNKSPKHSFVYDQIIGYGELISTTIISQYLNDNGIKNNWIDVRNLVKTDSNYRDAAINWEETQSNISSHVNKSLLNITQGFLGSDANFFTTTLGREGSDYTAAIFAYCLDAESVTIWKDVPGVLNADPRYFQHTQLLHKIPYKEAIELAFYGASVIHPKTLQPLQQKEIPLYVRSFVNPTAAGSAVCNTPELTPKVPCFILKKDQILLSFSSRDFSFIMEEGISYIFNSLHKYQMKVSVIQNSAISFSVCVDNKFDTLPQLLEKLEERFKVSVTQKVTLYTIRHATPEAIQEIETGKEVLLKQVAQDTVQIVVK; the protein is encoded by the coding sequence ATGCAAATATTTAAATTTGGAGGTGCCTCAGTCAAAGATGCTGCAGGCGTGCGCAATGTCGCTAAAATATTAGAAACGGTAGGATATGCCAATACCCTTATCGTAATTTCTGCTATGGGCAAAACTACCAACGCCTTAGAGGTGGTAGTCAATAGCTATTTTAAAGAAAAAGATAAACTTACAGAAAGTATTACCGAAGTAAGAAACTTCCATTATAACATCATCAAAGAGCTTTTTACTGATGAAAACCACCCTGTCTATTGGAAGGTAGATGGGCTATTTGCCGAACTTACTTCATTTTTAGAACGAAACAAATCACCCAAGCACAGCTTTGTATATGACCAAATTATAGGCTATGGCGAGCTTATCTCTACTACCATAATAAGTCAGTACCTTAATGATAACGGCATTAAAAACAACTGGATTGATGTACGTAACTTAGTTAAAACCGATAGTAACTACCGCGATGCCGCTATTAATTGGGAAGAAACACAAAGTAATATCAGCAGCCACGTCAATAAAAGTTTATTGAATATCACACAAGGCTTTTTAGGCAGCGATGCCAATTTCTTCACCACTACCTTAGGTCGTGAAGGTTCCGATTATACTGCAGCTATTTTTGCCTATTGCCTAGATGCCGAAAGCGTAACAATATGGAAAGATGTACCTGGCGTACTCAATGCCGATCCTCGTTACTTTCAGCACACCCAGCTCTTGCACAAAATACCATATAAAGAAGCCATTGAGTTAGCTTTTTATGGGGCATCAGTAATTCACCCCAAAACATTACAGCCTTTACAACAAAAAGAAATCCCTCTTTATGTACGTTCCTTTGTGAATCCTACAGCAGCGGGCAGTGCAGTATGTAACACTCCCGAGCTTACTCCTAAGGTACCTTGCTTTATATTGAAAAAGGATCAAATTCTGCTTTCTTTCTCTTCTCGTGATTTTTCTTTCATTATGGAAGAAGGTATTAGTTATATATTCAATAGCCTGCACAAATATCAAATGAAGGTTAGCGTAATACAAAATTCAGCTATTAGCTTTTCAGTATGCGTCGATAACAAGTTCGATACCCTACCGCAGTTATTAGAGAAGTTAGAAGAGCGCTTTAAAGTATCAGTAACCCAAAAAGTAACCTTGTACACCATTCGCCACGCTACCCCCGAAGCCATTCAGGAGATAGAAACCGGCAAAGAGGTGCTACTAAAACAAGTAGCTCAAGATACCGTACAGATAGTTGTAAAATAA
- a CDS encoding PAS domain-containing protein, translating into MADFINPVPSIQRPTPIEREVQWDKSKVLISETDVAGTITNVNDVFCAVSHYSAGELIGQPHNLIRHPDMPKLVFKLLWDNLKVGNNFVGVIKNLAKTGEYYWVVTDFEMRRDAMGNITHYIGRRKAVPDDAISNYLAPFYDSLLKMEKIGGVELSSRFFKNYLAKQGKDYIDFVISVMSESQTTFSAETVNSIDNSNNVTVSDNIYQVDNSMNEKRKNFFERLFS; encoded by the coding sequence ATGGCAGATTTTATAAATCCTGTACCCAGTATCCAACGTCCTACCCCTATTGAACGTGAAGTACAATGGGATAAGAGTAAAGTACTTATCAGTGAGACTGATGTAGCTGGTACTATTACCAATGTGAACGATGTGTTCTGTGCTGTTTCTCACTACTCGGCTGGCGAACTTATTGGGCAACCTCACAACCTTATTCGTCACCCTGATATGCCTAAATTAGTATTTAAGTTACTTTGGGACAACCTTAAAGTAGGTAACAACTTTGTGGGTGTAATTAAGAACTTGGCTAAAACAGGTGAATACTATTGGGTAGTAACTGACTTTGAAATGCGTCGTGATGCTATGGGTAATATTACTCACTACATTGGTAGACGTAAAGCTGTACCTGATGATGCTATTAGCAATTACTTAGCACCTTTCTATGATTCATTATTGAAAATGGAAAAGATAGGTGGAGTAGAACTTAGTAGCCGCTTCTTTAAAAACTACTTAGCAAAACAAGGTAAAGACTATATTGACTTTGTGATTAGTGTAATGTCGGAATCACAAACTACATTTAGTGCAGAAACTGTGAATAGTATTGATAACAGCAATAACGTTACTGTTTCTGACAATATCTACCAAGTAGATAACTCGATGAATGAAAAACGTAAGAATTTCTTTGAACGTTTGTTTTCATAA
- a CDS encoding metal-dependent hydrolase: MKVTYLGHACVNINIDGTHFLVDPFISANPLAQHIDINTIPADYILITHAHADHILDVETIAKRTGAQLITNPEILAHYEALGLTGHAMNLGGSHRFLDGKVKIKMIKAEHSSSFPDGSYGGNPAGFLIDCNEETIYISGDTALHYDMKIIPHQYRVNLAIFPIGNNYTMGIRDALTAARFVEVNNILGVHYDTFPVITIDKEAAKHKFKDDHRRLHLLPIGESIELKDLNISTL, translated from the coding sequence ATGAAAGTAACTTATTTAGGCCACGCCTGCGTCAATATTAATATCGACGGAACTCATTTCCTTGTCGATCCCTTTATATCCGCCAACCCTCTCGCTCAGCATATCGATATCAATACCATTCCGGCCGATTATATCCTAATCACCCACGCCCATGCCGATCATATCTTAGATGTCGAAACCATAGCCAAACGAACAGGAGCACAGCTCATTACCAACCCCGAAATATTAGCGCATTATGAGGCTCTCGGGCTTACCGGTCACGCTATGAACCTCGGCGGCTCACACCGCTTTCTCGATGGCAAAGTCAAAATAAAAATGATTAAAGCCGAACACTCATCATCCTTCCCCGATGGCTCCTATGGCGGTAACCCAGCAGGCTTCCTTATCGATTGTAATGAAGAAACCATATATATATCTGGCGATACAGCCCTCCATTACGATATGAAAATCATACCCCACCAATACCGCGTCAATTTAGCCATATTCCCCATAGGCAATAACTATACTATGGGCATCCGCGATGCCCTCACCGCCGCACGCTTTGTCGAGGTAAATAACATACTCGGGGTACATTATGATACCTTCCCCGTAATCACTATCGATAAAGAAGCCGCCAAACACAAATTTAAAGACGACCACCGCCGCCTACACCTATTACCCATCGGCGAGTCTATCGAACTAAAAGACCTTAATATCAGTACCCTTTAA